In Mesorhizobium sp. INR15, a genomic segment contains:
- a CDS encoding response regulator transcription factor — MDASETRNCLNDEVCPKDMHSAVPPAEPQIAPMKPLIVICSHDAEFYLVLSHILAVDGFTSALASNVDEMLELAAETPVQAWVLDCRPDNQMAVTCSRLRQDTRTTSLPVVALIAPGAESQHIALLKSGIDESFVRPLAPAKLLDYLRSRLGTGRQSRQAGMSLAYGDIEMQLDTHHVRCNGREILLGPIEFKLLRHMLQNTQKVLSRDELIGVAWPGNVYVGPRTVDVHISRLRKSLKQASDNNVIRTVRLGGYALESHTF, encoded by the coding sequence GTGGATGCTTCGGAAACCCGCAATTGCTTGAATGATGAGGTGTGCCCAAAGGATATGCATTCCGCTGTACCGCCTGCCGAGCCTCAAATTGCGCCCATGAAACCGCTGATCGTGATCTGCTCTCATGATGCGGAATTCTATTTGGTCCTCAGCCACATCCTTGCGGTGGACGGCTTCACCAGTGCGTTGGCCAGCAACGTCGATGAAATGCTTGAGCTCGCTGCGGAAACGCCGGTCCAGGCCTGGGTATTGGACTGCCGGCCGGACAATCAAATGGCGGTTACTTGCAGCCGGCTCAGGCAGGATACCCGGACCACTTCCCTCCCCGTGGTTGCGTTGATCGCGCCGGGTGCTGAGAGCCAACATATAGCACTGCTGAAGTCCGGAATCGACGAGAGCTTTGTCAGGCCGTTGGCGCCGGCGAAGCTACTGGACTACCTGCGTTCCAGACTCGGCACCGGCCGACAATCCAGGCAGGCGGGCATGTCGCTGGCCTACGGCGACATTGAAATGCAGCTCGATACGCATCATGTGCGTTGCAACGGCAGGGAAATTCTGCTTGGGCCGATTGAGTTCAAGCTGCTACGTCATATGCTGCAGAACACTCAGAAGGTGCTGAGCCGTGATGAACTGATCGGTGTGGCTTGGCCGGGCAATGTTTATGTCGGCCCGCGCACGGTGGATGTCCATATCAGCCGGCTGCGCAAGTCGCTGAAGCAGGCCTCCGACAACAACGTTATTCGAACTGTCAGGCTCGGCGGATACGCGCTGGAGAGTCATACGTTTTGA
- a CDS encoding Xaa-Pro peptidase family protein has product MLPAPPSPDVPLNERTMRLASVRREMAEDEIDFLVLTDQKNIEYFTDYRTLSWGYHSRPLFVLIDQRDILVIANRIESRNLESRVRAFSIVYYAGYLAEGARAIVHEISARDPAAAAKAAIDYGQDMSGRGSLEIVDGLRARGGQLESATDLLWRTRVIKSPFEAGLKRISFEIVNAAFDDAVSEARLGITEVELCRQIQARIVMNGAERADPIAMTFCRGEFNYGRPPGMLPLEVGQYAWTDFRSTYGGYPADRNRIARGGEPERWEIDSYERTRALTVALANSVRAGMTCGDVFGAFERLWRDAGLPPAYGLVSRIGHGGGLDVTEPPSISKDNPEIIRPGMILHLEPKLEIDGAVFQFEEVIYVREDGIEFLSELSPERLPVIN; this is encoded by the coding sequence ATGCTTCCAGCACCACCCTCACCCGATGTGCCCCTGAACGAGCGAACCATGCGGCTCGCCTCGGTCCGCCGCGAGATGGCCGAGGATGAAATTGACTTCCTGGTGCTCACCGATCAGAAAAACATCGAATATTTCACCGACTACCGGACCCTGTCCTGGGGCTATCACTCGCGTCCCCTGTTCGTGCTGATTGACCAACGAGACATTCTCGTCATCGCCAACAGGATCGAATCCAGAAATCTTGAATCCAGGGTGAGAGCCTTTTCGATCGTCTATTATGCGGGCTATCTTGCGGAAGGCGCGCGCGCCATTGTCCACGAAATTTCCGCCCGCGATCCGGCTGCCGCAGCAAAGGCCGCGATCGACTACGGACAGGATATGTCTGGCCGCGGTTCGCTGGAAATCGTTGATGGCTTGAGGGCGCGAGGCGGCCAGCTGGAGAGCGCGACGGACCTGCTGTGGCGGACCCGCGTGATCAAATCGCCTTTCGAAGCGGGGCTCAAGCGTATCTCGTTCGAGATCGTCAATGCCGCGTTCGATGATGCCGTTTCCGAGGCGCGCCTGGGAATTACCGAGGTCGAGCTTTGTCGCCAGATTCAGGCCCGCATCGTCATGAACGGGGCCGAGCGGGCTGATCCGATCGCCATGACATTTTGCAGGGGTGAGTTCAATTACGGCCGACCTCCCGGCATGCTGCCTTTGGAGGTTGGCCAGTATGCCTGGACGGATTTTCGGTCCACCTACGGGGGCTATCCCGCGGATAGAAACCGCATTGCCCGCGGAGGCGAGCCTGAGCGCTGGGAGATCGACTCATACGAAAGGACCCGCGCGCTGACAGTGGCCCTCGCAAACAGCGTAAGAGCCGGAATGACGTGCGGAGACGTCTTTGGGGCATTCGAGCGCCTTTGGCGCGACGCCGGCTTGCCACCTGCTTATGGGCTCGTTTCTCGAATTGGTCATGGCGGAGGCCTCGACGTCACCGAGCCTCCATCCATCTCCAAGGATAATCCCGAAATCATAAGACCAGGCATGATCCTGCATCTCGAACCCAAGCTGGAAATCGACGGCGCCGTCTTCCAGTTCGAGGAGGTCATCTATGTTCGAGAGGACGGGATCGAGTTCTTGAGCGAGCTGTCTCCAGAGCGGCTTCCGGTCATCAATTAA
- a CDS encoding GntR family transcriptional regulator: MAGQIGTALHETVRQEIMRRVSAGEYDVGEALPSAATLADEFGVSAITIKRALRDLQPAGILRSVPGLGTFVREQRRFIRDLDFSLTSHEDALRLGLKPSIRLVSLTTEKIHDPAFDVLEPPNGLMLCVRKVISTDNTPIMYDTSYLPRALNDEVVDEFGENFISDALRDHGTQFTKTKLLIDAAPASEQAQQTFAIPNGYPTLRRLYRLSTTDKSFSVFGVAESPFDRLACVVELDAGRKGSRQKK, encoded by the coding sequence ATGGCTGGACAGATCGGGACTGCCCTTCACGAGACCGTGCGACAGGAAATCATGCGCCGGGTGAGCGCCGGCGAGTATGACGTCGGCGAAGCGCTGCCTTCGGCTGCAACTCTGGCAGACGAATTCGGGGTCAGTGCAATCACCATAAAGCGGGCATTGCGTGACCTTCAGCCTGCCGGGATCTTGCGCTCGGTGCCAGGACTGGGAACGTTCGTGAGGGAGCAACGAAGGTTCATTCGTGACCTCGATTTCTCCCTGACTTCACATGAAGATGCACTGCGGCTTGGCCTGAAGCCCTCAATTCGCCTCGTCTCGTTGACCACGGAAAAAATACACGATCCTGCCTTTGATGTGCTCGAACCGCCAAATGGGCTGATGTTGTGTGTACGCAAGGTGATTTCTACCGATAATACGCCGATCATGTATGACACCTCCTACCTGCCTCGTGCGCTGAACGATGAGGTGGTTGATGAGTTCGGGGAAAACTTCATCAGTGACGCCTTGCGCGATCACGGGACACAATTCACCAAGACCAAGCTGCTTATCGATGCCGCGCCGGCCTCTGAGCAAGCACAACAGACCTTCGCTATCCCCAACGGGTATCCGACACTGCGTCGCCTCTATCGACTGAGCACCACCGACAAATCCTTCTCGGTGTTTGGGGTGGCGGAATCCCCGTTTGACCGCCTGGCATGCGTGGTGGAACTCGACGCGGGTCGCAAAGGCTCCAGGCAAAAGAAATAG
- the ehuB gene encoding ectoine/hydroxyectoine ABC transporter substrate-binding protein EhuB — MASTSRLIKAVATAATSCAILFAASSAGKAETTRERVLREGKIVIGISNGAPWGFRGKNGEPEGFHPDLIRAAFESLGVSKVEMVVTEFGALIPALTAQRFDAIAAGLYITPERCALVAFSDPDLKLADAALVVEGNPKNIHSYAQIAANPEIKFGVGRGSTTAKNAEAAGVLEERMLLFPDIQSNVSALLTGRIDVAAFSAPTVARILSDPNIRGAERALPFQGVKENGQEQFGYSAIAFRKEDGDLRDLYNTRLKQLKTDGTIAAIMARHGFSDQEMAPDLTSNQVCAGPG; from the coding sequence ATGGCAAGCACGTCTCGACTCATCAAGGCAGTCGCCACCGCTGCGACAAGCTGCGCCATCCTGTTTGCAGCCAGCAGCGCCGGAAAGGCTGAGACGACGCGCGAGCGGGTGCTGCGGGAGGGCAAGATCGTCATCGGAATATCCAATGGCGCTCCGTGGGGCTTTCGGGGAAAGAATGGCGAACCTGAGGGGTTCCATCCCGATTTGATCAGAGCTGCCTTCGAGAGCCTTGGGGTAAGCAAAGTGGAAATGGTCGTTACCGAATTCGGAGCGCTGATACCCGCACTCACTGCCCAGCGGTTCGATGCAATTGCAGCCGGACTCTACATTACACCGGAGCGATGCGCGCTCGTCGCCTTTAGTGACCCCGATCTCAAGCTTGCGGATGCTGCCCTCGTGGTAGAAGGCAACCCGAAAAATATCCACAGTTACGCCCAGATCGCAGCGAACCCGGAGATCAAATTCGGTGTGGGCCGCGGTAGCACGACGGCAAAGAATGCGGAGGCCGCAGGCGTTCTCGAAGAGCGCATGCTCCTGTTCCCCGATATCCAGTCAAATGTTTCGGCGCTGCTCACCGGCAGGATCGATGTTGCAGCATTTTCGGCGCCGACCGTCGCACGCATCCTATCCGACCCGAACATCCGTGGAGCCGAACGCGCCTTGCCCTTCCAGGGCGTGAAGGAAAATGGACAGGAGCAGTTCGGCTATTCGGCGATAGCGTTTCGCAAAGAGGATGGCGACCTTCGCGACTTGTACAATACCCGGCTCAAGCAGCTCAAAACTGATGGCACGATCGCGGCCATCATGGCCAGGCACGGCTTCAGCGATCAGGAGATGGCGCCGGATCTGACCAGCAATCAGGTGTGCGCAGGGCCAGGCTGA